Proteins encoded by one window of Paenibacillus sp. DCT19:
- a CDS encoding DUF5412 family protein, translating into MALGCRDLNLSYAKGGFIIVKKISWIALVLILLLYSISLYSLYSSIHHMWRIAPPGYVLVILAILAFILSIISFMDTSSLFAKIRSWISTILSFLLVSILLFVVTFTSIFSGAKVLLTTTHSPDQHYTINFYKTDAGAMGSFGILGELQGPLWFRKALYWESKNDQVKLQWHNSHTVIVNGHTIDIAKGETWGFQSE; encoded by the coding sequence ATGGCTCTGGGATGCCGTGATCTGAATCTATCATATGCGAAAGGAGGCTTCATCATCGTCAAAAAAATAAGCTGGATTGCATTAGTGCTTATCCTGTTGTTGTACTCTATTTCGTTGTATAGCTTATATTCAAGTATCCATCATATGTGGAGGATCGCTCCACCTGGTTATGTATTGGTTATTCTCGCTATTCTAGCGTTCATCCTCTCCATCATAAGTTTTATGGACACATCAAGTTTATTTGCCAAGATACGAAGCTGGATCTCGACGATCCTCTCATTCCTATTAGTCTCCATCCTGCTTTTTGTTGTCACATTTACATCTATCTTCTCAGGAGCAAAAGTACTACTCACTACCACGCACTCACCTGACCAGCACTATACGATTAACTTTTATAAAACGGATGCTGGAGCCATGGGCAGCTTCGGAATTTTAGGAGAGTTACAAGGACCACTATGGTTCAGAAAAGCATTGTATTGGGAGAGTAAGAATGATCAAGTAAAGCTTCAGTGGCACAACAGTCATACGGTTATCGTGAATGGACATACCATCGACATCGCAAAAGGTGAAACTTGGGGGTTTCAGTCCGAATAA
- a CDS encoding glycoside hydrolase family 27 protein — MNHKLVAPTPPLGWNSWDCYGAAVTEAEIRGNAEYMAEHLKDFGWSYITVDIQWYEPLANSSQYRPFVPLIMDEYSRLMPAENRFPSAAGGQGFKPLADYVHSLGLQFGIHIMRGIPRQAAHAATPILGTTATARDIAHTNSICPWNTDMYGVDSSKEGAQAYYDSLFELYAQWGVDLVKVDDIAASRLYDTHQPEIEMIAKAIERSGRPMVLSLSPGPAPVEYAEHFTEHANMWRVTDDFWDLWPLLLDMFDRCRTWQGIPKEGCWPDCDMLPLGHIGIRSVDGGGANRWTRFTPDEQLTMMSLWSIFRSPLIFGGELRDNDEWTLSLLTNREVLRMHRDSYGAREALRRDDLIVWTAQNAEGSSYAAIFNVGDKPLPLELSLEEINLSGITKGTELWSGDQAELSENRLSTTIPPHGVRLYQF, encoded by the coding sequence ATGAATCATAAACTTGTAGCCCCTACCCCACCTCTCGGCTGGAATAGCTGGGATTGCTATGGCGCAGCCGTAACGGAAGCTGAAATTCGCGGCAACGCCGAATACATGGCAGAGCATCTCAAAGACTTTGGCTGGAGCTATATTACCGTCGATATTCAGTGGTACGAACCTCTCGCTAACTCTTCACAATACCGCCCATTCGTTCCATTAATCATGGATGAATACTCCCGCCTGATGCCTGCGGAGAATCGATTCCCATCTGCTGCAGGTGGGCAAGGATTCAAGCCATTAGCCGATTATGTGCATAGCCTAGGGCTACAATTTGGTATCCATATTATGCGTGGCATTCCAAGACAAGCTGCACATGCCGCTACACCTATTCTTGGCACAACTGCGACTGCGCGTGATATTGCACATACGAACTCCATTTGTCCGTGGAATACAGATATGTACGGTGTGGATTCTTCCAAAGAAGGTGCACAGGCGTATTACGACTCGCTCTTTGAATTGTATGCGCAATGGGGTGTTGATCTCGTAAAAGTAGACGATATTGCTGCTTCCAGACTTTACGATACGCATCAACCGGAGATTGAGATGATCGCCAAAGCTATTGAGCGTTCCGGACGCCCCATGGTTCTGAGCCTGTCTCCTGGGCCTGCTCCAGTAGAATACGCTGAACATTTCACTGAACATGCAAATATGTGGCGAGTCACGGATGACTTCTGGGATCTATGGCCGCTGTTACTAGATATGTTTGACCGCTGCCGAACCTGGCAGGGAATTCCTAAGGAAGGCTGCTGGCCTGACTGTGATATGTTACCGCTGGGTCACATCGGCATCCGTTCTGTTGACGGTGGTGGAGCCAACCGCTGGACTCGCTTCACGCCGGATGAACAGTTGACGATGATGTCGCTATGGAGCATTTTCCGCTCCCCACTCATCTTCGGCGGTGAACTACGAGACAACGATGAATGGACGCTCTCGCTACTAACCAACCGTGAAGTTCTACGTATGCATCGCGACAGCTATGGTGCGAGAGAAGCGCTGCGCCGTGATGATCTGATCGTCTGGACTGCACAGAACGCTGAAGGCTCATCTTATGCTGCTATTTTCAATGTTGGCGATAAGCCTCTGCCACTTGAACTCAGCCTCGAAGAGATTAACCTCTCTGGCATTACAAAGGGCACTGAACTGTGGAGTGGCGATCAAGCCGAGTTAAGCGAGAACCGTTTAAGTACAACCATTCCTCCGCATGGTGTACGCCTTTATCAGTTTTGA
- a CDS encoding AraC family transcriptional regulator produces the protein MNIPRGTYGFRFAEDTDLQLCVLYAVGSDAITDASYHWDGLERTDGPLLLFQYTISGEGVFESQGQVHRVTAGQAFLAEIPSSHRYYYPSESQEPWEFMFLLFRPNLVLPHWRKFLRESGEIPYLPYECAPIQLLRMIVTDAAAGRITDPLMASSCVYQFMTELVRLQKTTLQNRETWSEPIQRAVDFIENNYSRMISMDQLSEYVSLSKYHFIRRFSSSTGLTPGAYLTRVRTEKAMELLRGTNFSVETIAEHVGYSSGSYFIKAFRSLTGITPGDFRSGGESLIYRKLFFD, from the coding sequence ATGAACATTCCCAGAGGTACCTACGGCTTTCGGTTCGCTGAGGACACCGATCTACAGCTATGCGTTCTATATGCAGTAGGGTCTGATGCGATAACTGATGCTTCTTATCACTGGGATGGATTGGAACGCACGGATGGGCCTTTGCTGTTGTTCCAGTATACAATCTCCGGCGAAGGTGTATTTGAGTCACAAGGTCAAGTTCACCGCGTCACCGCAGGGCAAGCATTCTTGGCTGAAATCCCTAGTTCACATCGCTATTATTATCCTTCGGAATCGCAAGAACCGTGGGAATTCATGTTTTTGCTGTTCAGACCTAATCTGGTACTGCCTCACTGGCGCAAATTCCTTCGTGAATCAGGAGAGATTCCTTATCTCCCTTACGAATGTGCCCCGATTCAATTGTTGCGAATGATCGTGACCGATGCAGCGGCGGGCAGAATTACAGATCCGCTAATGGCGTCCTCGTGCGTCTATCAATTCATGACGGAGTTGGTGAGATTACAGAAAACAACCCTGCAGAACAGAGAAACCTGGTCTGAACCTATTCAACGAGCCGTTGATTTTATCGAAAATAACTATTCCAGAATGATCAGTATGGATCAATTGTCCGAGTATGTGTCTCTCTCCAAATATCATTTCATTCGCCGCTTTTCCTCCAGCACAGGCTTAACCCCTGGAGCTTATCTGACCCGCGTCCGTACCGAGAAAGCAATGGAATTGCTTCGTGGCACGAACTTCAGTGTCGAAACGATTGCAGAACATGTTGGTTATTCCAGTGGAAGCTACTTTATCAAAGCATTCCGCAGCTTAACCGGCATTACACCAGGTGATTTTCGCAGTGGAGGAGAAAGTCTGATTTATCGTAAATTGTTCTTCGACTGA
- a CDS encoding class I SAM-dependent methyltransferase produces MKASVKYLFDKVAQDYDQQRRALIPCFDGFYGMALDLIDSSLEAPRILDLGAGTGLLSGMVLHKYPHARLTLIDISEQMLEGARQRLAASNQVQYEVGDYAKHRFSGSYDIIISSLSIHHLEHADKKSLFSTIHKLLEPGGIFVNADQVQGRTAETDSYYRRRWLDAIQESSLSKESISAAIERRKLDINATQDEQLQWLEEAGFQQVDCMYKYLDFAVFYAKK; encoded by the coding sequence ATGAAAGCTTCAGTTAAATATTTGTTTGATAAAGTAGCTCAGGATTACGATCAGCAACGCAGGGCGCTCATTCCTTGTTTTGATGGATTTTATGGCATGGCTCTGGATCTGATCGACAGTTCGCTGGAAGCTCCTCGCATTCTTGATTTGGGGGCTGGAACAGGTCTGCTCTCCGGAATGGTTCTGCATAAGTATCCCCATGCGCGGCTAACCTTGATCGACATCAGTGAACAAATGTTAGAAGGCGCCCGCCAAAGATTGGCTGCATCAAATCAGGTGCAATACGAAGTTGGGGATTACGCTAAGCATCGTTTCAGCGGTTCCTACGATATTATTATTTCCTCACTCTCCATTCACCATCTGGAGCACGCTGACAAAAAAAGTTTGTTTAGCACCATACATAAGCTTCTGGAACCGGGTGGAATCTTCGTTAATGCGGATCAAGTTCAAGGTAGAACCGCTGAAACTGACAGCTATTATCGCCGTCGCTGGTTGGATGCTATCCAGGAAAGTTCCTTAAGCAAGGAATCCATCTCAGCTGCGATTGAACGCCGTAAATTAGATATTAACGCCACACAAGATGAACAATTGCAATGGTTGGAGGAAGCAGGCTTTCAACAGGTTGATTGCATGTATAAATATCTGGATTTTGCCGTCTTCTACGCCAAAAAATAA
- a CDS encoding helix-turn-helix domain-containing protein translates to MKYDFNLEQLCPATYAFQVIGGKWNLPILAILSESETIRYNELKRRLHGITGTMLTNCLKDLIDYGIVHREQYNEVPPRVEYSLTTSGQHLVPLIESIVKWGEQHIPSSSNSACSTTE, encoded by the coding sequence GTGAAATACGACTTCAATCTGGAACAATTATGTCCAGCAACATATGCATTTCAGGTGATTGGAGGCAAATGGAATTTGCCTATACTAGCAATTCTTAGTGAGAGTGAAACGATCCGTTACAATGAATTAAAGAGAAGACTTCACGGCATAACGGGTACGATGCTTACGAATTGTTTGAAAGACCTCATCGATTACGGCATTGTTCATAGAGAGCAATATAATGAAGTTCCACCTAGAGTGGAGTATTCACTTACCACCTCTGGGCAACATTTAGTACCTTTGATTGAATCGATTGTGAAATGGGGCGAGCAGCATATTCCTTCCAGCAGTAATAGTGCATGTTCAACAACGGAATAA
- a CDS encoding DsbA family protein has product MADGPMMCDLATGVCGPGDEDMMQEVDLNSSEKKITLYYATDPICSHCWALEPVLNRFVEAYGQYVDVRIMMGGLLASWQGFSDGANGIQKPSDVAGHWREVGEHSRMPIDGSVWHTDPILSSYPPSRVFKVIQHTHKGKEHEFLRRAREAVFVFNRNIGDEQVLMDIVNQLGLDGKQIVEEASQQSAQDLLEEDFEMVARLGVRGFPSIVMVNEENKGIKVVGARSLDTYVQALQQVTERELQPRAIPSLSNKLKEAHMLFSKEIEAMYDLEQHAVEAFITSELAPDTYETQQILGELYVVQR; this is encoded by the coding sequence ATGGCAGATGGACCTATGATGTGTGACTTAGCAACAGGCGTATGTGGGCCTGGAGACGAAGATATGATGCAAGAGGTGGATCTTAACTCATCGGAGAAGAAAATCACTTTATATTACGCGACAGATCCAATCTGTTCACACTGTTGGGCACTTGAACCTGTATTGAATCGTTTTGTAGAGGCGTATGGCCAGTACGTTGATGTGCGGATCATGATGGGAGGGCTGCTGGCGAGTTGGCAAGGTTTCTCAGATGGAGCAAACGGAATTCAGAAGCCTTCTGATGTTGCAGGTCATTGGAGAGAAGTGGGTGAACATTCGCGGATGCCGATTGATGGCTCTGTGTGGCACACCGATCCGATCCTATCATCGTATCCCCCATCACGTGTATTCAAGGTCATACAACATACACATAAGGGCAAGGAACATGAATTCTTAAGACGAGCGCGTGAAGCGGTATTTGTATTCAATCGGAATATTGGCGATGAGCAAGTGCTTATGGATATAGTCAACCAACTCGGCTTAGATGGTAAACAAATTGTGGAAGAAGCCAGTCAGCAGTCCGCACAGGATCTGTTGGAAGAAGATTTTGAGATGGTAGCGCGCCTTGGTGTCAGAGGTTTTCCATCGATTGTGATGGTGAATGAAGAGAACAAAGGTATCAAAGTGGTTGGTGCACGCTCTCTGGACACTTATGTACAAGCGCTGCAACAAGTCACAGAGCGAGAACTTCAACCTAGAGCCATTCCGAGCTTATCAAATAAGTTAAAAGAGGCACATATGCTCTTCTCCAAAGAGATTGAAGCGATGTACGATCTGGAGCAACATGCGGTAGAAGCATTTATTACATCTGAATTGGCTCCGGACACCTATGAAACGCAACAGATTCTGGGTGAACTCTACGTGGTGCAACGGTAA
- a CDS encoding ribonuclease domain-containing protein, with amino-acid sequence MFFRKIGYTLLIILAALVFSGCTPQSILDDSSTSVSQDMGFDEVAKYISEHNELPPNYITKKEARALGWEPSEGNLHEVAPGKSIGGDVFRNREGLLPNKKGRTWYEADIHYSGGRRGSDRILYSSDGLIYKTTDHYESFEQLK; translated from the coding sequence ATGTTTTTTAGAAAAATCGGTTATACGTTGTTAATCATCCTCGCTGCACTGGTATTCTCAGGCTGTACGCCGCAGTCGATCCTGGATGATAGCTCTACCTCGGTTTCGCAGGATATGGGATTTGATGAGGTCGCCAAGTATATATCGGAGCACAATGAGCTGCCGCCAAACTATATTACGAAGAAAGAGGCCAGAGCGTTGGGCTGGGAACCAAGCGAAGGCAATTTGCACGAAGTTGCTCCAGGCAAAAGCATCGGTGGGGATGTGTTTAGAAATCGGGAAGGCTTGTTACCGAATAAAAAAGGCCGAACATGGTATGAAGCCGACATCCATTATTCAGGTGGAAGACGCGGAAGTGATCGGATATTATACTCCAGCGATGGATTAATCTATAAGACAACAGATCATTATGAATCATTTGAGCAGTTAAAATAA
- a CDS encoding barstar family protein, with protein MNIIQIDGEQLSARDELHDMLQAQLELGEHYGRNLDALWDCLTGEVSMPLTIQWFHFEKSRQVLGGYADQVIDLMREVEEEIEGFSLELK; from the coding sequence ATGAATATCATTCAGATTGATGGAGAGCAATTATCTGCAAGAGATGAGCTACATGACATGCTTCAAGCGCAGCTTGAGCTGGGAGAACATTATGGACGTAACTTGGATGCGCTCTGGGACTGTTTAACAGGAGAGGTGAGCATGCCACTCACCATCCAATGGTTTCATTTTGAGAAGAGTAGACAGGTGCTAGGAGGATATGCTGACCAAGTCATTGATTTGATGCGTGAGGTAGAAGAGGAGATCGAAGGATTCTCACTAGAATTAAAGTAG
- a CDS encoding AraC family transcriptional regulator, with protein sequence MNGSSSEYFYDPIQPELLYQHRVTTYKLETIYHRHNAYEIYLFLRGNVHFYIENRCYHMERGDLLVMSPQEMHRAFILDETEYDRITINLKKTYLHQLSTASTNLSSCFDYRPKGKGNMIHLDENRLQQMLQWTEQIEELHTSDAYGTDIKLNAAIAQLLIMLNVWFHNNSFVPHDIMPELVRNTMEYIEEHIAQDITLGKLAEEFYMNSTSISRQFKKHTGLTLRSYILGRRIELAKFHLSEGMSITDACFQSGFSDYANFIRSFTKLVGISPGKYIKKRRDTFKSAVSSSPNS encoded by the coding sequence ATGAACGGATCATCCTCTGAATATTTTTACGATCCCATTCAGCCTGAGCTTCTGTATCAGCACCGGGTGACAACTTATAAACTGGAAACGATCTATCATCGGCATAATGCCTATGAGATCTATCTCTTCCTTCGTGGCAATGTTCATTTCTATATAGAAAATCGCTGTTACCATATGGAGCGGGGTGATCTGCTCGTTATGTCACCTCAAGAGATGCATCGTGCTTTTATATTGGATGAGACAGAGTATGATCGTATTACGATTAACCTTAAGAAAACGTATCTGCACCAGCTATCTACAGCTTCAACTAATTTGTCATCCTGCTTCGATTATCGACCCAAAGGAAAAGGCAACATGATTCATCTGGACGAGAATCGTCTGCAGCAGATGTTACAGTGGACCGAACAAATTGAAGAATTACACACTTCCGACGCTTATGGTACGGATATCAAACTGAATGCAGCCATCGCCCAATTACTAATTATGCTGAATGTATGGTTTCACAACAATTCTTTTGTACCTCACGACATCATGCCAGAATTGGTACGTAACACTATGGAGTACATTGAAGAGCATATCGCACAAGATATTACACTCGGCAAACTTGCCGAAGAGTTCTATATGAACAGCACTTCGATCAGTCGCCAATTTAAAAAGCATACCGGACTAACCCTCCGCTCCTACATTCTGGGTCGCCGTATTGAGCTTGCCAAGTTCCACCTCTCTGAAGGGATGAGCATTACGGACGCTTGCTTTCAATCGGGCTTCAGTGATTACGCCAATTTTATTCGGAGTTTCACCAAATTGGTTGGCATCTCACCAGGCAAATATATTAAGAAACGACGGGATACGTTCAAGTCTGCTGTAAGTTCTTCACCCAATTCGTAA
- a CDS encoding glycoside hydrolase family 43 protein codes for MNHHVTPHAGNQNEGTDERVQPQLQPKEIGKLRPNANPLIAHKFGADPYALVFNNRVYLYMTSDKLEYDSEGIAQKNSYSSINRITVISSNDLINWTDHGEIRVAGPEGAATWASQSWAPAAAHRKLDGQDCFFLYFANNASGIGVLSAPTPVGPWKDPIGKALVTRETPGVEDVTWLFDPAVLVDEDHQAYLYFGGGVPEGKSERPDTARVMRLGDDMITVTGKAKVIPAPFMFEDSGIHKHQHLYYYTYCSNFHEVTRAEGDPPPGEIAYMTSAQPMGPWTYQGTILQNPGHFFGIGGNNHHAIFQFADQWFIAYHAQTLCQAMDIPEGYRSTHINRIEYEETTGRIKEIQADYQGVSQLHSFDPYQAVSGATIGWSAGVSTLQLTSAEHGLALASDVVVSRLHVGSWIAISNVNFGEEGASGFAALISNQGDAATLELRLGREDGTRVGEITIPAASEAFQWKEQSTTITGAQGIHDLYIVLRASSEHSSAILLQEWKFKRL; via the coding sequence ATGAATCATCATGTTACTCCACATGCTGGCAATCAGAATGAAGGCACGGATGAACGGGTTCAACCTCAATTGCAACCAAAGGAAATCGGCAAGCTTCGTCCCAATGCTAATCCGTTGATAGCACATAAATTTGGAGCTGATCCATATGCACTGGTGTTCAATAATCGAGTGTATTTATATATGACCAGCGACAAGCTCGAATATGACTCAGAGGGGATAGCTCAGAAGAACAGTTATAGTTCAATTAACCGGATTACGGTTATCTCTTCGAATGACTTGATCAACTGGACTGATCATGGTGAGATCAGGGTTGCTGGCCCCGAAGGTGCAGCAACATGGGCTTCGCAGTCTTGGGCTCCGGCGGCTGCTCATCGGAAGCTAGATGGGCAAGATTGTTTCTTCCTTTATTTTGCCAACAATGCCAGTGGCATAGGTGTTTTGTCTGCACCAACACCTGTAGGGCCTTGGAAAGACCCTATAGGGAAAGCATTGGTGACAAGAGAAACCCCGGGCGTAGAAGATGTCACTTGGTTATTCGATCCCGCTGTGCTGGTTGATGAAGATCATCAGGCATATCTTTATTTTGGAGGCGGAGTGCCTGAAGGGAAATCTGAAAGACCTGACACCGCCCGTGTCATGCGATTGGGAGATGACATGATCACCGTAACTGGCAAAGCTAAAGTCATTCCTGCACCTTTTATGTTCGAGGATTCAGGGATACATAAGCATCAACATCTCTATTACTATACGTACTGCTCTAATTTCCATGAGGTTACTCGTGCCGAGGGTGATCCACCACCTGGTGAAATTGCCTACATGACGAGTGCTCAGCCCATGGGGCCATGGACGTATCAAGGCACAATTCTTCAAAATCCAGGTCATTTCTTCGGTATTGGTGGCAACAATCATCATGCTATTTTTCAATTTGCCGATCAGTGGTTCATTGCTTACCATGCCCAGACTCTCTGTCAGGCGATGGATATTCCAGAGGGTTACCGCTCCACACATATCAATCGAATCGAATACGAAGAAACAACAGGTAGAATAAAGGAAATTCAGGCGGATTATCAAGGTGTAAGTCAGCTTCACTCTTTTGATCCATATCAAGCCGTTAGTGGAGCAACAATTGGCTGGAGCGCAGGAGTGAGCACGCTGCAATTAACCAGTGCCGAACATGGGCTAGCTTTAGCATCTGATGTGGTTGTAAGTAGGCTGCATGTGGGGAGCTGGATTGCGATCTCGAATGTGAATTTTGGGGAAGAGGGTGCGTCTGGGTTTGCGGCATTGATCTCCAACCAAGGAGATGCAGCTACGCTTGAACTACGACTTGGTCGTGAAGACGGGACAAGGGTTGGAGAGATTACCATTCCGGCAGCGAGTGAAGCTTTTCAATGGAAAGAGCAGTCAACCACGATTACCGGTGCGCAAGGTATTCATGATCTATATATCGTCCTTCGAGCATCTTCAGAGCATTCGAGTGCTATTTTGTTGCAAGAATGGAAGTTCAAGAGACTATAA
- a CDS encoding family 43 glycosylhydrolase produces MYSNPIIWADYPDVDVIRVEDTYYMVSTTMHMMPGCVILRSYDLIQWEVATHVYDKLDNTLPND; encoded by the coding sequence ATGTATTCAAATCCAATTATTTGGGCTGATTACCCGGATGTTGATGTTATCCGGGTAGAAGATACGTATTATATGGTCAGCACAACCATGCATATGATGCCGGGTTGCGTTATCCTGCGTTCGTATGATCTGATTCAATGGGAAGTAGCGACGCATGTGTACGATAAGCTGGATAACACCCTGCCCAACGACTAG
- a CDS encoding glycoside hydrolase 43 family protein — MWAASLRHYQGMFYVIFVANDTRKTYLYTSQTISGPWKKQIIEGFYHDCSLFFDEDERVYLVHGNAEIQLTELSADLSGPKPGGVQRIIVKDKQPYYLGYEGAHFYKIHGKYYVFLIHMTKAAGRRTQAFYMADTLDGEFVGGEVFNDDMGYFNSGVAQGGIVDTPNGDWYAMLFQDHGAVGRIPVLVPLQFKQGIPVFASEAPKSIDIASTRPGYTYRPLVGSDGFEYNAQEDGKVRLQDFWQWNHTPHDELWSVTEAPGVYRIRTGQLSPNLTFAVNTLTQRSVGPACEATVTLDGSGLNDGDYAGLCFLIGTYGLIALTKNEGQYYLVMQARESEDSSIFGNLVDEQPATEHARIPIDGPVITLQATGNFIDNQDECSFGYWDGTAWKSLGITHRMFYKLDHFMGCRIGLFLYSTERIGGIADFSNFNYHIK, encoded by the coding sequence ATGTGGGCAGCATCTCTGCGGCATTATCAAGGCATGTTCTATGTTATCTTTGTTGCTAATGATACACGTAAGACGTATTTGTACACATCACAAACGATATCTGGCCCGTGGAAGAAGCAAATTATAGAAGGATTCTATCATGATTGCTCCCTATTTTTTGATGAAGATGAACGAGTCTATCTGGTGCATGGCAATGCTGAGATTCAGTTGACCGAGTTAAGTGCAGACCTGTCCGGGCCAAAGCCCGGCGGTGTACAGCGGATCATTGTGAAAGACAAACAACCATACTACCTTGGTTATGAAGGTGCCCATTTCTACAAAATTCATGGGAAGTATTACGTTTTCCTCATTCATATGACCAAGGCAGCAGGTCGGAGGACACAGGCATTTTATATGGCTGACACCTTGGATGGTGAGTTTGTTGGCGGGGAAGTGTTTAACGATGACATGGGATATTTCAATTCAGGTGTAGCTCAAGGAGGCATTGTGGATACTCCGAATGGAGACTGGTATGCCATGTTATTTCAGGATCATGGAGCAGTTGGAAGAATCCCTGTACTGGTTCCTCTACAATTCAAGCAAGGTATCCCAGTATTTGCGTCTGAAGCCCCCAAATCCATCGATATTGCGAGCACCAGGCCGGGATATACCTATAGACCTCTTGTTGGGAGTGACGGCTTTGAGTACAATGCTCAGGAAGATGGCAAGGTGCGCCTTCAGGATTTTTGGCAGTGGAATCATACACCGCACGACGAGCTCTGGTCAGTCACAGAAGCGCCGGGCGTGTATCGAATCCGAACGGGTCAGCTTAGTCCGAATCTGACCTTTGCCGTAAATACACTAACGCAGCGTTCGGTTGGGCCGGCTTGTGAAGCAACGGTTACGCTGGATGGCAGTGGTTTAAACGATGGAGATTATGCAGGTTTATGTTTCTTGATTGGCACGTATGGTCTAATTGCACTGACGAAGAATGAAGGTCAGTATTACCTTGTTATGCAGGCGAGAGAGAGCGAGGATTCGAGCATATTTGGTAATCTGGTTGATGAGCAGCCAGCAACAGAGCATGCACGGATTCCTATCGATGGACCGGTGATTACTCTCCAGGCAACAGGGAATTTTATAGATAACCAGGATGAATGTTCTTTTGGTTACTGGGATGGAACAGCGTGGAAGAGTCTCGGTATCACTCACCGAATGTTCTATAAGCTGGATCATTTCATGGGTTGTCGTATCGGGCTGTTTCTGTACTCCACGGAAAGGATTGGAGGCATAGCTGACTTTTCAAATTTCAATTATCATATCAAGTGA